The segment ATCGATCTCGAAGCTCACCTTGAAGCCGTCGAACGGCAGGAAGGTCGCGCGCTTGTCGCCCTCCTCGACGGACACTTCTCGCTTGATGCGGATGAACTTCTTCGGGGCGTCCTGCTCCTGCAGGCCGGCGGATTGAATCAGGAATACGAAAGGCCCCGCGCTCCCGTCCATGATCGGCACTTCCGAAGCGGAGAGCTCGACATAGGCATTGTCGATTCCCAGCCCAGCCATCGCCGATAGCAGATGCTCCACGGTGTCGACCTTGACGTCGCCATTGACCAGCGTCGTGGACATGGTGGTTTCGCCGACATTCTCTGCCCGCGCCGGTATCTCGACGGGCGGAGTGAGGTCGGTACGGCAGAACACGATTCCGGTATCCACAGGCGCCGGCTTCAGGGTGAGATAGACCTTCTCGCCCGAATGCAGGCCCACGCCCGTGGCGCGGATGGTGTTCTTGAGGGTGCGTTGTCTGATCATGGCCTTCGCTTCGCTAGCACTAGTTGCGAATAATTTTCAACAAGTGGCGGCGATAATAGCAGATGCCACCTTTGCTGAATACTAATCACACACATAGCGCCAATAACCTAAATCAATCAGCCTGGCGACGCAGGAAGGCCGGAATGTCCAGGTAATCCAGGTCCTCCTGCGGGTTCAGCTTGGCGGCGGTCGCAGCCGCATGGGCCTGGTTGCGCATGACGGTCGGGCGCTCCAGATCACGGTAGTTGACCGCGGCCTGCTCCTGCTGACGCGGCGCGGGCGCTGCGGCCGGGGCGGAAACGCTCTGCACGGTGTTGTCCACCACCTTGACCGGCTTGTCGTGGCGCGAACCGAGGCCGGTGGCGACCACCGTCACATGCAGCTCGTCACGCATATCCGGATCGATCACCGCGCCGACCTTGACGGTGGCTTCGTCGGAGGCGAACGCCTCGATGATCTCGCCGACCGCCGCGTACTCGCCGAGCGACAGGTCCAGACCGGCGGTAATGTTGACCAGAATGCCACGTGCACCCTGCAGGTTGACGTCCTCGAGCAGCGGATTGCGGATTGCCGCCTCGGTGGCCTCGCGCGCACGGTTCGGGCCGGTGGCGCTGCCGGTACCCATCATCGCCATGCCCATCTCGCCCATGACGGTCTTGACGTCGGCGAAGTCGACGTTCATCAGGCCCGGACGCTGCATGATGTCGGAGATGCCGCGAACGGCGCCGGAGAGCACGTCGTCAGCCTTGGCGAAGGCGGACAGCAGGCTCGCGTCCTTGCCGAGGATGGTCAGCAGCTTCTCGTTGGGAATGGTGATCAGCGAGTCGACGCATTCGGACAGCGCACGGATGCCCTCGTCGGCCACTTGCATGCGGCGACGCCCCTCGAAGGGGAACGGACGGGTGACCACGGCGACGGTCAGGATGCCCATTTCCTTGGCGACCGAGGCGATGATCGGCGCCGCACCGGTCCCGGTGCCGCCGCCCATGCCGGTGGTGATGAACACCATGTCGGCGCCCTGCAGCACTTCGGCAATACGCTCACGGTCCTCCATTGCAGCCTGACGGCCGATCTCCGGGTTGGTCCCGGCGCCCAGGCCCTTGGTGATGGCCGAGCCGAGCTGCAGCACGGTACGGGCCTCGATTTTCTTCAGCGCTTGTGCGTCGGTATTGGCACAGATAAATTCCACGCCTTCGACGTTGTTGCGCACCATGTGATTGACGGCATTGCCGCCGCCGCCACCAACGCCGATGACCTTGATGACTGCGCTCTGTGGGGTATGGTCTACCAATTCGAACATTTCCCTCTCTCCTTCCAGCTTTCTAGTTTTGATTTACTGCGCGTTGCTCAGAAATTGCCCTGGATCCAGCTCTTGAGCCGATCCAGAACAGATGTTTTGTTTTCGTCGGCGTAGCTGCTGCTGCCGCCCGGCACGATCACGCCGTCGGCCTGCTTCTGCAGCCCGTACAGCAACAGCCCGACGCCGGTCGAATAGATCGGGTTGCGGACCACGTCGCTCAGCCCTTTCACCGTATGCGGCACGCCCAGGCGCACCGGCATGTGGAAGATCTCCTCGGCCAGGTCGACTGCACCTTCCATCTTCGCGGTACCACCGGTCAGCACGATGCCAGCCGGCACCAGGTCCTCGTAGCCGCTGCGGCGAAGCTCGGCCTGGATCAGGGTGAACAGTTCGTCGTAGCGGGGCTCGACCACCTCGGCCAGGGCCTGGCGAGACAGCTCGCGCGGCGGCCGATCACCGACGCTTGGAACCTTGATGGTTTCGCCAGCGCCGGCCAGCTTGGCCAGCGCACAGGCATAGCGAATCTTGATTTCCTCGGCGTACTGGGTCGGTGTACGCAGCGCCATAGCGATGTCGTTGGTGACCTGGTCGCCGGCGATCGGGATCACCGCGGTGTGACGGATCGATCCCTCGGTGAAGATGCAGATGTCGGTGGTACCGCCGCCGATGTCCACCAGGCAAACGCCCAGCTCCTTCTCGTCGTCGGTCAGCACGGCATGCGCCGAGGCCAGCTGCTCAAGAATGATGTCGTCGACTTCCAGGCCACAGCGGCGTACGCACTTCTCGACATTCTGCGCAGCGTTGACCGCGCAGGTGACCACGTGGACCTTGGCCTCGAGGCGCACCCCGGACATGCCCAGCGGCTCGCGCACGCCTTCCTGGTTATCGATCACGTAGTCCTGCGGCAGCGTATGCAGCACGCGCTGGTCAGCCGGAATCGCCACGGCCTGTGCAGCGTCGAGAACGCGCTCCAGGTCGGCGGTGCTGACCTCGCGATCACGAATCGCCACGATGCCGTGGGAGTTCAAGCTGCGGATGTGGTTGCCGGCCAGGCCGACGAACGCCGAATGGATGCGGCAGCCGGCCATCAGCTGCGCCTCTTCGATAGCGCGCTGGATCGACTGCACGGTCGATTCGATGTTGACCACCACGCCCTTCTTCAATCCACGGGAGGGGTGCGTACCGATGCCGACGATTTCCAGTTCGCCGTCCGCCGTTACCTCGCCTACCAGCGCCACCACTTTGGAAGTGCCGATATCCAGGCCGACGATCATCTTGCCGCTTTGCACGCTAGCCATGTTCTCTGGTTCCTCAATTCTTCACGGCGACGGTCGTTTCCGTCGCGGTCGGGAGCGGCTCTCGCCACGCCACGGCCAGGCCGTTGGCGTAACGCAGATCGATCCTTGCAATGTTCTCGCCCTGCGCCTGCAGTGCCTTTTGGTAAATCGCACTGAAGCGGCGCATCTTTTCCACAACATGATCACGCCCCAGCAGCAACTCGATGCCCTGGCTGGTGGTCAGGAACCAGCTGCCCCGGTCGCGCAGCTCCAGGCTGGCAATCGAGAAACCGAGCGGCCGGAGCATCTGGCTGAGCATCTGGTACTGCTGCATCACCCGCTGCTGAGCCCGCTTCGGACCATGCAATTGCGGCAAGTGTTCATAATTGCTGAGGTTATTCGGCGCGAAGGCCTGGCCGTTGTTGTTCAGCAGTGCCTCCTCGCCCCAGCGGGCGATCGGCAGTTGCTCTTCGAGCCGGATCAGCACCTGGTCGGGCCAAACGCGACGCACCTCGACGTGGGCGATCCAGGGCATCTGTTCGAGGTCGTGGCGCATGCCGTCCAGATCAACCCGGAAGAAGCTCGACTCGACGAACGGGGCGATACGCTTCTGCACGGCGGCGCGGCTGACATAGCTCAGCTCTCCCTGCACGCTGACCTTGGCGATCGGCCGGTCGGCATACGGCATCAGACGCTGACCAAGCTCGTAGAGGCCGAACGCCAGCCCCACCAGCAGCAGCGGCCAGATGACCCGCTTGAGCCCGCTCAGATTCGGCCGTGGCAGGCGCGAAGCGAGCGGCTTGGGTTCGACAAGGCGGCTCGCACCACGCGGCATCGGCTTGCGCGAGGTGCGGCCGCTCCCTGGTTGCGTGTGGCGGAGCGTGGTGATCATGCTCAGTTCCCTGCTTCGTAGCTTGCTTCGAGAATGGCCAGCACCAGTTGCTGGAAATCCAGCCCGGCCGCGCGTGCCGCCATCGGCACCAGGCTGT is part of the Stutzerimonas balearica DSM 6083 genome and harbors:
- a CDS encoding cell division protein FtsQ/DivIB, with translation MITTLRHTQPGSGRTSRKPMPRGASRLVEPKPLASRLPRPNLSGLKRVIWPLLLVGLAFGLYELGQRLMPYADRPIAKVSVQGELSYVSRAAVQKRIAPFVESSFFRVDLDGMRHDLEQMPWIAHVEVRRVWPDQVLIRLEEQLPIARWGEEALLNNNGQAFAPNNLSNYEHLPQLHGPKRAQQRVMQQYQMLSQMLRPLGFSIASLELRDRGSWFLTTSQGIELLLGRDHVVEKMRRFSAIYQKALQAQGENIARIDLRYANGLAVAWREPLPTATETTVAVKN
- the lpxC gene encoding UDP-3-O-acyl-N-acetylglucosamine deacetylase, which translates into the protein MIRQRTLKNTIRATGVGLHSGEKVYLTLKPAPVDTGIVFCRTDLTPPVEIPARAENVGETTMSTTLVNGDVKVDTVEHLLSAMAGLGIDNAYVELSASEVPIMDGSAGPFVFLIQSAGLQEQDAPKKFIRIKREVSVEEGDKRATFLPFDGFKVSFEIDFDHPVFKGRTQTASVDFSSTSFVKEVSRARTFGFMRDIEFLRSHNLALGGSVENAIVVDENRVLNEDGLRYEDEFVKHKILDAIGDLYLLGTSLIGEFRGYKSGHALNNRLLRTLMAQKDAWELVTFEDAQTAPISYMRPAAAG
- the ftsZ gene encoding cell division protein FtsZ is translated as MFELVDHTPQSAVIKVIGVGGGGGNAVNHMVRNNVEGVEFICANTDAQALKKIEARTVLQLGSAITKGLGAGTNPEIGRQAAMEDRERIAEVLQGADMVFITTGMGGGTGTGAAPIIASVAKEMGILTVAVVTRPFPFEGRRRMQVADEGIRALSECVDSLITIPNEKLLTILGKDASLLSAFAKADDVLSGAVRGISDIMQRPGLMNVDFADVKTVMGEMGMAMMGTGSATGPNRAREATEAAIRNPLLEDVNLQGARGILVNITAGLDLSLGEYAAVGEIIEAFASDEATVKVGAVIDPDMRDELHVTVVATGLGSRHDKPVKVVDNTVQSVSAPAAAPAPRQQEQAAVNYRDLERPTVMRNQAHAAATAAKLNPQEDLDYLDIPAFLRRQAD
- the ftsA gene encoding cell division protein FtsA, with protein sequence MASVQSGKMIVGLDIGTSKVVALVGEVTADGELEIVGIGTHPSRGLKKGVVVNIESTVQSIQRAIEEAQLMAGCRIHSAFVGLAGNHIRSLNSHGIVAIRDREVSTADLERVLDAAQAVAIPADQRVLHTLPQDYVIDNQEGVREPLGMSGVRLEAKVHVVTCAVNAAQNVEKCVRRCGLEVDDIILEQLASAHAVLTDDEKELGVCLVDIGGGTTDICIFTEGSIRHTAVIPIAGDQVTNDIAMALRTPTQYAEEIKIRYACALAKLAGAGETIKVPSVGDRPPRELSRQALAEVVEPRYDELFTLIQAELRRSGYEDLVPAGIVLTGGTAKMEGAVDLAEEIFHMPVRLGVPHTVKGLSDVVRNPIYSTGVGLLLYGLQKQADGVIVPGGSSSYADENKTSVLDRLKSWIQGNF